The DNA window ATCGGCTTTCCGGAAGTCCCGCGACGCGGCCGCGCGAGCCGTCGACGGCCGCGCCGTGGTCGCCGCGGCGGCACGGGAGTTCCCGTACTGGCTCCGCCCGCTGCAGGTCGTCCGCTTCGCGCTGACCACGCTCGGCTCAGTGCTGGTGATCGCCCTGCTGGCGGCCGCGGGAAGCTATTTCGGGTAGCCGCGCTTCCAAACCGTCGAGAACGACGCGAAGACCGAACTCGAAGCTGTCTTCGTCCGGCTCGGTGGCGGGATCGGGCGACGGCAGGGCGCGCTCGCGCAACCTCGGGAACGCTCGTGCGATTTCGCCGATCCGCTCGACGGTCTCGTTCACCCGCGCCTCCGCGTCGGCGCCGTCCCGTCGCAGGCGTGCCCGCCACGCCGACTCGGCCGCTTCGCCCTGTGCGGCGCCGAGCACGAACATGAGCACCGTCGCGGCCGCCTGGTCGGCACCCGGCCCGCGGAAACCGGCGGTTTCGTACACGCCGAGGCAGTGGTCGTCGTAGCGGGCCTTCCCCGGACCGTAGACGAGGTGCGTGCCCATCGCCGACACCAGCCAGAAGTGCCTGCCGACCATTTCGCGCGCACCGGTCGCCAGCGCGGCCGCCGCCGCACGCCAGCCCACCTCGCCCGGATCGGGAAGGGCGATCTCACCCCACACGTGATCGCAGGCGAGCACCACCAGATCGTCCTTGTTCTTCACGTGCCAGTACACCGCGGTGGCCGCGGCACCGAGCCGCGCGCCGAGCCGCCGCATGTTCAAGCCGTCCACGCCCTCGGCGTCGAGCACCGCCACGGCGGCCTCGACGATCTGCTCCCTGGTCAGGGTGTCGCGCGGCATGCTCCCCAGCCTACCTACACTCCACAATGGACTTCGTGGGACCGGTTGTGCCAACCACGCGGCGGAGCGGCGCCCGGCACGGTAGGAAGGCGGGTATGACCGACGATTTCCGCGCGGCGGCGAACAAGATGCTCGAAGACTCGGCGGCCGATCCGTGGGCGTGGCTGACGCCGTCCGTGTACGAGTGCGCACGGCTGGTGTCCGACGCGCCGTGGCTCGGCGGGCACGCGGAGCGCTTGCGGTTCCTGTGCGCCGGGCAGGGCGCCGACGGCGCGTGGGGCCAGGACGGGTTCGCGTTCAACGGCACCCTCAGCGCGACGGAGGCGCTGCTCGCGGTGCTGGCGAGAAACGAACCCGCCGACGACGTGGTGTCGCGCGACCGGGTGCGGGAGATCGCCACGCGCGGGTTGGCGGTGATCCGCGACTGGCTCGCGCCGGGCGGGCGGTACGCCGGCGGCGCGCCGGTCACCATCGGGGTGGAACTGATCGTGCCGATGCTGGTCGACCGGCTCAACGGTCATCTCGACCGAGCCGGGCTCCCCCGGCTGGCGCCACCGGCTGGGTGCGCCATCGACCGGCTCGCGCAGCTGAGG is part of the Amycolatopsis sp. CA-230715 genome and encodes:
- a CDS encoding TetR/AcrR family transcriptional regulator C-terminal domain-containing protein, yielding MPRDTLTREQIVEAAVAVLDAEGVDGLNMRRLGARLGAAATAVYWHVKNKDDLVVLACDHVWGEIALPDPGEVGWRAAAAALATGAREMVGRHFWLVSAMGTHLVYGPGKARYDDHCLGVYETAGFRGPGADQAAATVLMFVLGAAQGEAAESAWRARLRRDGADAEARVNETVERIGEIARAFPRLRERALPSPDPATEPDEDSFEFGLRVVLDGLEARLPEIASRGRQQGDHQH